The following proteins are encoded in a genomic region of Trypanosoma brucei gambiense DAL972 chromosome 8, complete sequence:
- a CDS encoding RNA-binding protein RBP10, putative: MGDSISPSELLPGHAGEEHFLSLEEGTTPQVHRQEVTTDAMTNLQRRNVYVSGLPETYRASEFRDLCQSFGRVEASKLCVDSKCRPAKGYGFALFFEEEDALKCIEGLNGRVLMGGRPLQARIADAAAAPAPLDPSIAHPPISRTRQGMKNHHRQLGASISSGSGPLDSSIVLGRSMSFSSRDDLTGSQLGLATALIPGTGTPSAPTALHAPMQAPIHGAGATQPPGAVGYSLAPFPVPGGYMPVGHSFIPQQTVGMPLFVTMPQTAPVSTTVAQQVVVPTTAIVAPNGYTPQLCSSLVYPPVRME; encoded by the coding sequence ATGGGAGACTCGATATCACCTTCGGAATTACTTCCAGGGCACGCTGGGGAAGAACATTTCTTATCACTTGAAGAAGGAACGACTCCGCAGGTCCACCGGCAGGAAGTGACTACAGATGCAATGACAAACCTTCAACGGCGTAACGTTTATGTCTCTGGCCTCCCGGAAACGTACCGTGCTTCCGAGTTTCGTGATCTGTGTCAGTCGTTCGGTCGGGTGGAGGCGTCGAAACTCTGCGTTGACAGTAAGTGCCGGCCGGCGAAGGGTTATGGTTTTGCACTTTTCTTCGAGGAGGAGGACGCATTGAAGTGCATCGAAGGACTTAACGGCCGAGTGCTTATGGGCGGCCGACCGTTGCAAGCACGAATAGCAGACGCCGCTGCAGCGCCCGCGCCACTGGACCCATCAATAGCCCACCCGCCCATTAGCCGCACGCGTCAGGGAATGAAAAATCACCACCGACAGCTTGGCGCAAGCATCAGCAGCGGAAGCGGTCCTCTCGACAGCTCCATCGTTCTCGGGCGGAGCATGTCCTTTTCCTCTCGAGATGATCTTACAGGCTCACAACTCGGGCTCGCAACAGCACTCATCCCGGGAACCGGAACCCCATCGGCCCCGACAGCTCTGCACGCACCGATGCAAGCGCCAATTCACGGTGCAGGGGCCACACAACCACCAGGGGCCGTTGGTTACTCACTCGCGCCGTTCCCTGTGCCTGGTGGCTACATGCCTGTTGGGCACTCCTTCATTCCGCAACAAACTGTTGGCATGCCTCTATTTGTGACTATGCCACAAACCGCGCCCGTCTCCACTACTGTTGCACAGCAGGTCGTCGTCCCGACGACAGCAATTGTCGCACCGAACGGCTATACACCACAGCTTTGTTCATCGCTGGTGTATCCTCCGGTTCGAATGGAGTGA